In bacterium, the DNA window CTTTCGGCGGCGCGGCTGGTGGTCGTGCCTGGAAGAGGCATTGCGGCCAGGCCCCGAGCTGCGCCCAGCACGATCGGATCGCCTCCGTCGACCATCAGCTGGGCGACAGGGCGTCCTCCTCTCGCGGCACGGCGCTCGAAGTCCGCCGGAATCACCAGGCCGACCGAGATCCGGCCACGCACGAGCAATTCCTCCAGCTCGGCTGCCGTCGCCCGACGCTCGACGATGTCGACCACCTGGGTCGCCACCACATCCGCAGCCAGCATCCGCGAGGCCTGGGTGTTCGCCAGATCGGCGAGGCCCGCGTGCAGGTGCCGCACGTCCTGGTTGATCGCGAAGCCGAAGAGCAGGGTCATGATGACCGGGATGCCGGCGATCATTCCGCCGGTCAGCGGGTCGCGGCGCAGGTGCAGGAACTCCTTGCGCGCGATCGCGCCGATGCGGGTCATCGAAAGCTTCATGGGGAAGCCTCTGACCTGTCGCGGGTGGCGGCGACGAAGACGTCCTCCAGATTGGCGGTGGCTTCATGACATCGGGCCTCGAGGTCGGCCTCTGCCAGGGCATGCTGAAGGCGAGCGGCGGGCTCCTCGGTCGTGCGGTCCACCAGCGCGTGGAGGCGGCTTCCGAGCTGCGCGACGCTCTGCACGTAGGGCAGGGTCTCCAGTTGCTTGGACGCTTCGCGGGAGCGCTCGACCTCGATCTCGACCACCGCCGCGTCGATCGCCGCCATCAGCGCGTCGGGCTCCCCGGATGCGACGAGCTGCCCCTCGTCGAGGATGGCGAGTTCATGGCAACGCTCGGCCTCGTCCATGAAGTGGGTAGAGACGAGGATCGTCGTTCCCTGGTCCACCAGGTCGAAGAGCGTCTCCCAGAAGTCGCGGCGACTCTGGGGATCGACCGCACTGGTGGGCTCGTCGAGGAAGAGCAGCTCGGGCTCGTGGAGGGTCGCGGCGGCCAGGGCGAGCCGCTGCTTCTGGCCTCCAGAGAGCGTGCCGGAGAGCTGTTCGGCACGAGCGGCCAGGTCGAAGCGGGCAAGCTGCTCGTCGATCCGCGCCTTGCGCCGCTCGCGTGTCATGCTGTGAATCTGTGCAAGGAAGCGCAGGTTCTCGAGGACGGAGAGGTCCTCGTAGAGGGAGAAGCGCTGGGTCATGTAGCCGATGCGTGCGCGCAAGATCTCGGCATCGCGTGAGGCATCGAGGCCCAGCACCTCGGCGCTGCCTTCGCTCGGAAGCAGTAGGCCGCATAGCATGCGAATCGTGGTCGACTTCCCCGAGCCGTTGGGGCCGAGAAAGCCGAAGATGCGCTCGCGCGGGACCATCAGGTCGATCTGGTCCACGGCCACCAGGTCGCCGAAGCGGCGGGTCAACCCGTGGGTTTGGATGGCGGGCGCGACTGAGGTCGCGCTCGGGAAGGGAAGCTCAGTCGGCATCGCTCTGGCCAAGCGTGAAGTGAACCTCGACCGGCACGCCGGTCGGGAGCTCGCGCGCTTCCGCGTCGATCAGCTAGACCTCCGCCAGGTAGGCGAGCCGCCCGCGATCGTGACGGGTGAGCGCGTAGTAGGGCGTGAACGACGCTTCGTGTGAAACCTCGCGGAGGCGCCCACGGTAGCTCTTGTCGAGCCCTTCGACTGCGATCGTCGCCTCGCTGCCCGGCGCAACCAACACACGCACGGCCTCGGGAACGTGCACCCGGGCGTAGGGCGCGTGATCGGCGAGTATCACGACGAGCGGGGTGCCCGGCCGCGCGCGTTCGCCCAGCTCGAAGGGCAGAGCGTCGATCTGCCCGGCAACCGGTGCGCGCAGCTCGAGCCGCTCCCGGTAGACGAGTGCCTCGCGAACCGCGGCTTCGGCGGCGGCCAGAGCGCTGCTGCTCTGTTCGAGTTGCTCGGCGGTCGATCCCTCGAGCAGGGCGTCGAGGGAGGCGCGGGCCTGAGCGCTCTGGGAGCGAGCAGCGTCGGCTTCGGCGCGAAGGATGTCGAGGCGGGAGCGGGAAGAAAAAACCACGTCGACAAGGGCTTCAGCGCGTTCGAGTTCCCGCTGTGCTGTGCGTGCGGCGCTGCGGGCACCGGCCAGCCGCGCGCGCCCTTCCTCGATGCGTTCGGCCCGTGGGCCCCGCGTGGCCTCGGCGCTACGGGCCAGGGCTTCGTCGCGTCGCGCTTCGGCCTGGGCGACGCGGGCATCGAACCGAGTGGGATCGAGGCGCAGCAGCGATTCGCCCGCTTCGACCTGCTGTCCCACGCGAACGGCGATCTCCACGATCGGGTCGTCGCTTTCGGCGACGAGGTCGATGCGGTCCCGCTCGAGGGTGCCGACGGCAGGGGTGTCCTGAGGATCCCCGCTGCAGGCGAACAGGATGGCGACGACCGGGAAGTAGAGCCAGCGGTTCATCACGTCGCCTCCTCGCGCGGTGCCGCACCTTCGAGGAAGAGCCCGACGGTGTGGTCGGTGAGCCGCCCGGCGAACGCCGGGTCTACCTGGAAGCCCAGCAGAGGGCCGAGGATCGGCTCGGCGACCAGCGGGAACACACACATGCCAATCAGGGAGAGCAGGGTGAGCTTGGGGTCGAGATCTCGCCGCATTCGCCCGGCCTCGATCTCCCGGGCGAAGATGGCCGGCACCACGGCAACGACCCGTTGCGCGAAGCGCTCGACGAACTGCTCCCGCACGGGTGTATCCGCGGACAACACCTCGCGCATCAGCAACTGCGGGATCCACGGCTCCCGTGTCACCGCACGGAGGTAGAGCGGCACGAAGCGGGTGACGAACGGGCCATCTGCAACCTCCTCTTGAGCAGCCATTTGCTGAACGCCCTGGACCAGCCGCTCGAAGGCGTGATCCAGGATGGCCTCGAGCAGGCCGCGTTTGTCTCCGAAGTAGTAGGCGACCATGGCCGGTGTGACGTCGGCGTGGGTGGCGATCTGCCGGATCGAAGTTGCGTCGTAGCCACGTTCGGCCACCAATCTCGCGGCCGATTGGATCAGCCGCTCGCGGACGCTGGGATGGTCCGGGTCGAGCTGGGGGCGGCCGGGACTGCGAGATCGGATGGGATCACTCACGGAATGAAAATTAATCAAATAGTTGATTAATTACAAGTGCTCGCCAAACCAGGGCAATTGCTGTCGTTTTCAGGGTTGCCCCGCCGAGCGGGCGATCCAACTCGGGACGATGTGTCAGACTCCCCACGATGGCATCGAGCACGGCCGGGGCAATACTGGGCGGGCTCGGTTGACGGGACCCGCAGACCATCCGGGTTCGGGAGGTCAGCCTACGAGGCTCGCTCGCCTTGGCTTCTCCAGCACCTCCTCACTGATCGCCGTAGGCTCCGTCGCTGCGTTCGTCATCGGTTCGGCGGCGTCGATCGAGGTTTCAGGCGCAGCCCTGGCCGGTGCCAAGGACTGGGTCGTCCACCATCTCGACTGGTTGTTCGTCGGAACCGCAACGCTCTCGCTGGTCGGCGTCGCGGGGATCGGTTGCTCTCCGCTCGGTCGCGTGCGCCTCGGGCCGGATCGGGACACGCCTGAATTCGGAAACGTGGCCTGGTTCGCGATGCTGCTCTCGGCGGGGTTGGCATCCGGAATCCTTTACTGGGCTACGGCCGAACCTGTGCTGCATTTCCAGGCGAACCCCTTTTTCGCATTGGCCGGGATCGCGCCCGCAACCGAAGCAGCCGTTCCGACGGCCTTGCGAATCACGGTGCTTCATTGGGGGCTCCATGGTTGGGCGTTCTATGTGGTCATTGCGCTTGCCATCGGCATCCAGAGCCACCGTCATGGGCGGCCCATGACGTTTCGGATCGCCCTTCATCCTCTCCTCGGCGAGCGTTATGTCGATCGCTGGCCCGGGCTGGCGGTGGATCTGCTGGCGCTCTTCGGGACGGTCTGCGGAGTGGCGACGTCCATCGGGCTCGCTGCGGCCGGCATGAATGCGACGCTCAGCAGGTTGTTTGGCGTTGGGGTGAGCACCTCGCATCAAGTCGCGATCGTTGTCGCCGTCTGCGCTCTGGGTGCGGCATCTGCGTTGTCCGGGGTGGCCCGTGGCGTGCGGCGGCTCAGCGAGGTCAATGTCTGGCTCAGTCTCCTTCTCTTGATCGCCGTGGCCATGCTCGGGCCGACGCTCCACCTCGGCGGGCTGCTGCTCTCCACGCTCGTGGACTACGCATCGAGCTTCCTCTCCGTCGGGTCGTGGGTGGCGGGTAGCCCGGCTGAGCAGAGCTGGCAGGCGGACTGGACGATCTTCTACTGGGGATGGTGGCTGGCCTGGGCACCCTTCGTCGGTCTCTTCATCGCACGCATCTCCAAGGGTCGAAGTGTGCGCGAGGTGGCGGTCGCCGTCTTGCTCGTCCCCGCCCTCGTGATCGTCGTCTGGATGACGATCTTCGGCGGCACGGCTCTCCATCAGGAGTTGGCCGAAACCGGAGCCGTCAGTCTCGCGGTGAATCAGGACTACAGCCTCGGCATCGTGGCGGTGATCGAGAACCTGGGGAGCGTCGGATTCGAGATGCCCCTTCTCTTCCTCGCAGCTTTCCTGCTCTTCACATGGATGATCACTTCTCTCGATTCAGCGACGCTCGTCCTGTGCATGCTGCTGGGCTCAGGCAATAGCCCGCCGGCCAAGGTGTTCTGGGGAGTAGCCCTGGCGGCTGTGACGTGCGCGCTCATGTTGGTGGGAGGGGTTTCAGCGCTCCAGGCGGCCTCGATCGTCGTCGGCTTCCCCCTTGCGATCGTCGTCCTGCTGGCCGGGGGAGGCCTCGTGGTCGATCTCATGGGGAGGGGCCGCTGATGCACGGCCCCGGGTCGAAGGCCTACGACTACGTCATCGTGGGCGGCGGATCAGCGGGCTGTGTGCTTGCCCACCGGTTGAGCGCGGAGCCGGATGTTCGCGTGCTCGTGCTGGAGGCTGGCCGCCGGGATGCCTGGTGGGATGTCTTCATCCACATGCCGGCCGCCTTTGCATTCCCGATCGGCAACCCCCGCTACGACTGGTGCTACGAATCCGAGCCCGAGGCGGCCATGGCGGATCGCCGCATCAGCCATGCGCGGGGCAAGGTCCTCGGCGGTTCGAGCAGCATCAACGGCATGATCTTCCAGCGCGGGAATCCCCTCGACTACGAACGATGGGCCCGCGAGCCCGGCCTCGAGGAATGGAGTCATGCCCACTGCCTGCCCTATTTCAAGCGGATGGAAACCTGTCGCGCCGGCGGCGATGAATGGCGTGGAGAAGCCGGCCCCCTGATCCTGGAACGAGGTGCTGCTGCCAATCCTCTCTTTCACGCCTTCTTCGATGGTGTGCAGCAGGCAGGCTACGAGCTGACCGAGGATGTGAACGGCTACCGGCAGGAGGGATTCGCTCGTTTCGATCGGAACCTGACGCGAGGGCGGCGGTGGAGCGCCGCACGGGCGTATCTGCATCCCGTGAAGGGAAGGCCGAATCTCGATGTGTTGTGCGGCTCGTCCGCAACGCGGATTCTCTTCGAGGGCAAGCGTGCAGTGGGCGTCGAGTTCCGGAGTGCCGGCTCTCCCTCCGAGCGCATAGCGGCGGGTGAGGTGATCTGCTGCGGCGGGGCCTTCAACTCACCTCAACTCCTGCAACTCTCGGGTGTCGGTCGCGCGTCGCTTCTCGGGAAGTATGGGATCCCTGTCGTGGCAGATCTGCCGGGTGTCGGAGAGAACCTGCAGGACCATCTGGAGGTCTACATCCAGCACGCCTGCAGGAAGCCGATTTCGTTCTCGACTTCCCTGGCCTACTGGCGCCGCCCATGGATCGGGGCCCAGTGGCTGGCCGGCCGGGGGCCCGGCATGACCAATCACTTCGAGGCCGGTGGGTTCGTCCGCAGCCACGCGGGTATCGAACAGCCGGACCTGATGTTTCACTTCCTTCCCCTGGCCGTTCGCTACGACGGAACCCGGCCCGCGCGGGGGCATGGCTACCAGATTCATGTGGGTCCGATGCTCGCCGAGGCTCGAGGAAGCGTGCGCATCCGGTCGGTGGATCCGCAAGTGCCGCCTGCGCTCCGTTTCAACTACCTGGCGACCGAGCGGGATCGGAAGGACTGGCTGGCCGCGGTCCGAATTGCCCGCGAAATCCTCGCCCAACCTGCTTTCGAAGGCTTCGATCGTGGGGAGCTCTCTCCGGGGCCAAGCGTCGAATCCGACGAGGAGATCCTCGATTGGGTCGTCCGCGACGCAGAAACGGCCCTTCATCCCTCTTGTACCTGCCGAATGGGAAAGGATGACGAAGCGGTCACGGACCCCCGCAGCATGCGTGTTCACGGCGTGGATGGCGTGAGGGTCATCGATGCATCGGTGATGCCCACGATCACGAACGGGAACATCTATGCCCCCGTGATGATGATCGCCGAGAAGGCTTCGGACCTGGTTCTCGGGAATACCCCGCTTCCGCCGGATCCGGCCCCCTTCCATCGCGCTGAGGCCGGTTGAGATCAGGCGAGGGGTGCGTCTCCATTGCACGCGATCCGATCGTGGACCTCCAGGACCTTTCCTACTTCGTGATCGATGCGTGTGCTCCCGAAGCTGCCGACCAACGCGCAGGTGGAGTAGCCGCGAATCTGCCGTTCGTAGCCCTCCTGCCAGGCTCGGTAGGTACGCTCTTCGTCGGCGGATGCCCAGGGGTATCGTGAGGGCGGCCTGTCTGCAGAGCAGCGCCAGAACTTCGGGGTGAGGCGGGCGCGGAAGCACTTCTGGGCTTTGCATAGCCGAACGTAGAGAGGGTCGGATCCGAGAGCCTCGAGCAACTCGTTCGCTTCTCGCGATCCTGGTTCGTAGGTCCGATGAGTCGCAAGGCAGCGGAAACCGGCGGCGGTTCGGTAGAGCCGCAGGCCGGCGCGAGGATGTTGCAGGGTGTACGCATCGACGCGGGAGAGAATCTCCTCGTCCCTTCCTTCTCCGCCTCCGCGGAACAGGCTTCGAATCCGGCTCCAGAGTGAAACCTCCGGGTAGTCGATGTCTGCGAACAAGGCGCCGGCCGAATTCAGCACGATTGCGCCATAGGCGTTGCGCGTGGTCACAGCTTGCAACCGGTCCCCGTCGGAGATCTCGTCCAGGAGTTCTTCGCGCACGGGTCCGCGGGCATAGGGGTATTGGCCCATGGGCTTGCCGGAACGGATCGCCGCCACGGCTCGGGAGGCGATTGCGGCCGCCTCTCGTCGCGCGTCCTCCAGGCTGGTTTCGGAGCCGCCGTAACACGCGATCTCGAAGCGCTCGTCCGGTGTTTCCACGTTGGCCGTGGCTCGCGCCCAATGCCGGTAGAACTTCATTGGGCCCTGCCTCCCCGCCTTGCCCGTGTCGTTGCCTTCTCTCGAGGCGACCGGGCGTTGGTTCAAGCCGATCGTGATGCGGCACGCCTCAGGATGGCAGCGTATCCGTTCTCTTCGATGCAGGCCCGATCCAGAACGCCTCGCTCGCGGAGCATCTCGTGCATGCGCGGCAGGTGATAGTGGGGAACGGTCATCAGCAGATGATGTTCCAGATGGAAATTGACCCGATTGGGCGCAAGGATCAGACGTTCCCACCAGCGGGCATGGGTCGTACGCGTATTGTTCAGCGGGTCGTCCGCATCGGGCGTAAGGGCGTGCTCCGCGATGGCGCGGATGCGCGTGACGAGCGTATGGGTCGTCATGAAAGCGCCGGCCCAGAGCAGATAGAGAAGAGGGTACCCGAGCGCGAAGAGCAAGGTGATCATCAGGCCATTCGTCACCGCGAAGCCCACCGCCGCGCGTCGGCCTTCCGGCGACGCCATGCGTCCAAAGCTGCGTTTCCAGGCGCCGCGGACGAACTTCATTCCGGTCTGGCCCGAGAGATCGCGCCAGATCTTGCGGCGAAGGCTGGCCCGCGTGATGGGGAAGGGCTTCACGAGACCGATGTCCGGATCTTCCGGCGTACCCGTGCGGGCGTGATGGCCCAGGTGGTAGGGCCGGTAGACGAGGGTGTCGCTCCACACCGGGTAGGCGCAGAGCCATTGTCCAACGAAGTCATTCACCCGGCGATTGGAGAACAAGCTGTGGTGGGAGGCTTCGTGCATGAGCACAGCGAAGCCCAGTTGGCGGGCACCGATCAATACCAGCGCGACGAGAATGGTGAGCGGGTTCGGCCAGATGGCGACCCAGGCCATGGCCGCGATGACGATTCCCCAGTCCAGAAGCAGGGAGCCCCAGGAGCGCAGATCGTTCATCGCCAACAGCTCCCGGATCTCCTCGCGCGTGAACGAATCGCGCCACCGGGTATTCCCCTGGGCGGTGTGGCGTTCGAGGGTCGGTTCAGAGGCGGTGACGGCAGACATGGCATCTCTCACGACAAGGCGGGGAGGGGTTCACCTCCGCCGCTATGAATGGGGTTTCGGGTATGTGGCGCGCCGTGGCGCTCCATGAAGGCGGCCCAGCTGCGGCGGCCCAGTCGATCGTAGTGGAGCATGGCCTGGACGAGCGCGCGGCGGGGCTCGGGATCGATCAAGGGTTCCGGCAGTAGAGGGTCGAAGGCCAGCTGACGGATGATTCGGCCACCTAACAAAAAAGACTCGACCATGGCTTGCGCTTCCGAGCCATGGTGCATGCGGATCTCACTCTCGGCCAGCTCGCGGATGGCCTGTCGGTAGCCACTCTCCAGGGCCTGGGAATCCCATAAGCCGCATGCGCGCCGTTCCGCTTCGGCGTCGAGTTCGTCGAGCCGGAGGACCAGGGTCTCGGACTCCAGGCCCAGGGAGAGGAGGGCTTCGCGCTGGCCCGCGACGCCGCCGCGAAGGTTGTCCGGGCGTACGCGCAGGCCTGGCGTGAGTTCCTCGAAGCCGAACCATCGGAGTGCTCGTTCGTCTCTTCGCCGTGCGGCGTCTCGGCTGCCGGCTCCGAGGTGCACCCCGATCCAGCTGCCGTTCCAGCTACACATTCGCTCGTCGATCCGGCGCCAACGATCGAGCTGATGCGTGACGGGAGCGGCTGCTCCACCGAGCCGGTATCGCCCGCGCTCGTCTCGTTCGACTTGCCCGGCTGCGACCAGCCGCGTGACGGCGACCCGGAGGCTTCCTTCGGCCACATCGAAGAGCTGGCCCGCAGCGACCAGAGCCGAGATGGGCATGCTGCCGCCCCGCAGCGTGGAAAGCAGATCGAGGGTCAGGCTCTTGCCGGTCGGGTCAGGCACCCAGGAACATTACAGGAAGTCCACCAAACGATCAAGGCATGTAATATTCGATCGGGAGTGGCGACAACCTCGAGCCGCGCAGCGCCCGAACGCTTGCGATCGCCTCCGAGATTCCCTCCAATGCATCGCTTGCCATGCGGTTCAGGAAGCTCTCGACCCAAAACGCCATTGCGGGGCTTGGAACGTGATCGCTCGCGGGCTCGCTGCAGCCTTGCTCGTGGCTTTCCTCGTCGCCGTGCTGGTTCAGGAGTTCGGCTCGGCTCTACCGCTCGGCTTGTTCAACGACGGGCGCCGGACCTACGAGATACTCTCGATGGTGACGCTCGGCTTGATCGTGGCGGCGCTCGCGGTGCTCGCGGCCGAGGCCGCGATTTCCGGGGAACTCCGCGTAGGTGCCTGGCTCCGAGGCGGTCTGGCCGCAGCCCTTCTATTCGAAGGAATGCTCTTCGCGATCGATGTCACGCTGGTCTCCCGGGGCTCGAATCCACCCCTGGGCGGGCCGTACCGGGAGTTCGAATCGGGAGGCCGTG includes these proteins:
- a CDS encoding TetR/AcrR family transcriptional regulator, whose translation is MSDPIRSRSPGRPQLDPDHPSVRERLIQSAARLVAERGYDATSIRQIATHADVTPAMVAYYFGDKRGLLEAILDHAFERLVQGVQQMAAQEEVADGPFVTRFVPLYLRAVTREPWIPQLLMREVLSADTPVREQFVERFAQRVVAVVPAIFAREIEAGRMRRDLDPKLTLLSLIGMCVFPLVAEPILGPLLGFQVDPAFAGRLTDHTVGLFLEGAAPREEAT
- a CDS encoding fatty acid desaturase family protein — protein: MSAVTASEPTLERHTAQGNTRWRDSFTREEIRELLAMNDLRSWGSLLLDWGIVIAAMAWVAIWPNPLTILVALVLIGARQLGFAVLMHEASHHSLFSNRRVNDFVGQWLCAYPVWSDTLVYRPYHLGHHARTGTPEDPDIGLVKPFPITRASLRRKIWRDLSGQTGMKFVRGAWKRSFGRMASPEGRRAAVGFAVTNGLMITLLFALGYPLLYLLWAGAFMTTHTLVTRIRAIAEHALTPDADDPLNNTRTTHARWWERLILAPNRVNFHLEHHLLMTVPHYHLPRMHEMLRERGVLDRACIEENGYAAILRRAASRSA
- the betA gene encoding choline dehydrogenase, encoding MHGPGSKAYDYVIVGGGSAGCVLAHRLSAEPDVRVLVLEAGRRDAWWDVFIHMPAAFAFPIGNPRYDWCYESEPEAAMADRRISHARGKVLGGSSSINGMIFQRGNPLDYERWAREPGLEEWSHAHCLPYFKRMETCRAGGDEWRGEAGPLILERGAAANPLFHAFFDGVQQAGYELTEDVNGYRQEGFARFDRNLTRGRRWSAARAYLHPVKGRPNLDVLCGSSATRILFEGKRAVGVEFRSAGSPSERIAAGEVICCGGAFNSPQLLQLSGVGRASLLGKYGIPVVADLPGVGENLQDHLEVYIQHACRKPISFSTSLAYWRRPWIGAQWLAGRGPGMTNHFEAGGFVRSHAGIEQPDLMFHFLPLAVRYDGTRPARGHGYQIHVGPMLAEARGSVRIRSVDPQVPPALRFNYLATERDRKDWLAAVRIAREILAQPAFEGFDRGELSPGPSVESDEEILDWVVRDAETALHPSCTCRMGKDDEAVTDPRSMRVHGVDGVRVIDASVMPTITNGNIYAPVMMIAEKASDLVLGNTPLPPDPAPFHRAEAG
- a CDS encoding BCCT family transporter, which codes for MTGPADHPGSGGQPTRLARLGFSSTSSLIAVGSVAAFVIGSAASIEVSGAALAGAKDWVVHHLDWLFVGTATLSLVGVAGIGCSPLGRVRLGPDRDTPEFGNVAWFAMLLSAGLASGILYWATAEPVLHFQANPFFALAGIAPATEAAVPTALRITVLHWGLHGWAFYVVIALAIGIQSHRHGRPMTFRIALHPLLGERYVDRWPGLAVDLLALFGTVCGVATSIGLAAAGMNATLSRLFGVGVSTSHQVAIVVAVCALGAASALSGVARGVRRLSEVNVWLSLLLLIAVAMLGPTLHLGGLLLSTLVDYASSFLSVGSWVAGSPAEQSWQADWTIFYWGWWLAWAPFVGLFIARISKGRSVREVAVAVLLVPALVIVVWMTIFGGTALHQELAETGAVSLAVNQDYSLGIVAVIENLGSVGFEMPLLFLAAFLLFTWMITSLDSATLVLCMLLGSGNSPPAKVFWGVALAAVTCALMLVGGVSALQAASIVVGFPLAIVVLLAGGGLVVDLMGRGR
- a CDS encoding ABC transporter ATP-binding protein, translating into MQTHGLTRRFGDLVAVDQIDLMVPRERIFGFLGPNGSGKSTTIRMLCGLLLPSEGSAEVLGLDASRDAEILRARIGYMTQRFSLYEDLSVLENLRFLAQIHSMTRERRKARIDEQLARFDLAARAEQLSGTLSGGQKQRLALAAATLHEPELLFLDEPTSAVDPQSRRDFWETLFDLVDQGTTILVSTHFMDEAERCHELAILDEGQLVASGEPDALMAAIDAAVVEIEVERSREASKQLETLPYVQSVAQLGSRLHALVDRTTEEPAARLQHALAEADLEARCHEATANLEDVFVAATRDRSEASP
- a CDS encoding HlyD family efflux transporter periplasmic adaptor subunit, producing the protein MNRWLYFPVVAILFACSGDPQDTPAVGTLERDRIDLVAESDDPIVEIAVRVGQQVEAGESLLRLDPTRFDARVAQAEARRDEALARSAEATRGPRAERIEEGRARLAGARSAARTAQRELERAEALVDVVFSSRSRLDILRAEADAARSQSAQARASLDALLEGSTAEQLEQSSSALAAAEAAVREALVYRERLELRAPVAGQIDALPFELGERARPGTPLVVILADHAPYARVHVPEAVRVLVAPGSEATIAVEGLDKSYRGRLREVSHEASFTPYYALTRHDRGRLAYLAEV
- a CDS encoding PaaX family transcriptional regulator gives rise to the protein MPDPTGKSLTLDLLSTLRGGSMPISALVAAGQLFDVAEGSLRVAVTRLVAAGQVERDERGRYRLGGAAAPVTHQLDRWRRIDERMCSWNGSWIGVHLGAGSRDAARRRDERALRWFGFEELTPGLRVRPDNLRGGVAGQREALLSLGLESETLVLRLDELDAEAERRACGLWDSQALESGYRQAIRELAESEIRMHHGSEAQAMVESFLLGGRIIRQLAFDPLLPEPLIDPEPRRALVQAMLHYDRLGRRSWAAFMERHGAPHTRNPIHSGGGEPLPALS